Proteins found in one Leptospira bouyouniensis genomic segment:
- a CDS encoding SAM-dependent methyltransferase has translation MEKSANQSLLQETIDSELFTELKDKTVTEQYPIYKKIFFKAMSSMKRGSLRMILPNGEQVILGDPNSSYDVKFHSALVHVKNPVFFKKSVLHGDIGFSESYLTGDWDTDSIENVISWFILNVDEAPNLSGAKKKLFHLDLFNLGNKFLHFLRRNTLTGSKKNIVEHYDLGNSFYKLFLDPTMTYSSAYFESLDQTLEDAQTTKVDKLCQKLKLNPNDHLLEIGSGWGFLSIHAAKNYGCKVTTVTLSEEQFRFAKERIEKEGLSDKIEIRIQDYRKIEGKFTKLVSVEMLEAVGDAYYETFFQKCQDLLTQDGIMALQVITCPDSRFTSFKKGIDFIQKHIFPGSLLPSIGRMNQAINRTGDMYLHHLEDMGLSYAKTLRIWLKAFEDNLTEVRSQGYSETFIRKWRYYLAYCAAAFQMRNISVVQSVYVRPNNLNI, from the coding sequence TTGGAAAAATCAGCGAACCAGTCCCTCTTACAAGAAACGATTGATTCAGAGCTTTTTACTGAACTGAAGGATAAGACAGTCACCGAACAATATCCTATTTATAAAAAAATATTTTTTAAAGCAATGAGTTCCATGAAACGTGGATCTCTTCGTATGATTCTACCTAACGGAGAACAGGTGATCCTTGGGGATCCCAATAGTTCATATGATGTTAAGTTTCATTCTGCTCTAGTACATGTTAAAAACCCTGTTTTTTTTAAAAAATCAGTATTACATGGTGATATTGGTTTCTCTGAATCTTACTTAACAGGTGATTGGGACACAGATTCAATCGAAAATGTAATTTCTTGGTTTATTTTAAATGTGGATGAAGCACCAAATTTATCGGGAGCTAAGAAAAAACTTTTTCATTTGGATTTATTTAACTTGGGAAATAAGTTTTTACACTTCCTAAGAAGGAACACACTAACAGGAAGTAAAAAGAACATCGTAGAACATTATGATTTAGGGAATAGTTTTTATAAATTATTTTTAGACCCAACGATGACATATAGCTCTGCTTACTTTGAATCACTCGATCAAACTTTGGAAGACGCACAAACCACAAAAGTGGATAAACTATGCCAAAAGTTAAAACTAAATCCAAACGACCATTTATTGGAGATTGGAAGTGGTTGGGGTTTTTTATCAATCCATGCTGCTAAAAATTATGGTTGTAAAGTTACAACTGTTACCCTTTCGGAAGAACAATTTAGATTTGCTAAGGAACGAATTGAGAAAGAAGGATTGTCTGACAAAATTGAGATTCGTATCCAAGATTACAGAAAGATAGAAGGAAAATTTACAAAACTTGTATCTGTTGAAATGTTGGAAGCAGTAGGGGATGCCTACTATGAAACTTTCTTTCAAAAGTGCCAGGATTTACTCACTCAAGATGGTATCATGGCATTACAAGTGATCACTTGCCCAGATTCTAGATTTACATCTTTCAAAAAAGGAATCGATTTTATCCAAAAACATATTTTCCCAGGGTCTCTGCTTCCATCGATTGGCCGAATGAACCAGGCAATCAATCGAACCGGCGATATGTACTTACATCATTTGGAAGATATGGGTCTGAGTTATGCCAAAACGCTTAGAATTTGGTTAAAGGCTTTTGAAGACAACCTAACGGAAGTGAGAAGCCAAGGTTATAGTGAAACATTTATTAGAAAATGGAGATACTATCTTGCTTATTGTGCTGCCGCTTTTCAGATGCGAAACATAAGTGTGGTACAATCTGTTTATGTAAGACCGAATAATTTAAATATTTAA
- a CDS encoding SRPBCC family protein, giving the protein MRETRSVFTFDEPIERLWSAVTVYEVLVHWLADEVRGRPKVGGDFSWTWKLGLEGNFTSHGIYKKIEPLKELVMEWKDHPAGDIFLQLLFESTGPNSSKLTVVNGGFPDNDSSQVWLDGAKEAWDGQAVLLKDFLKQNKDISKFMKKT; this is encoded by the coding sequence ATGAGAGAAACCAGATCTGTTTTTACATTTGATGAACCTATTGAACGATTGTGGTCAGCGGTCACCGTTTATGAAGTGTTAGTGCATTGGTTAGCAGATGAGGTACGTGGAAGGCCAAAAGTAGGTGGGGATTTTTCTTGGACTTGGAAACTAGGACTTGAAGGGAATTTTACCTCTCACGGTATTTATAAAAAAATTGAACCATTAAAAGAACTTGTTATGGAATGGAAAGACCATCCTGCAGGTGATATATTTTTACAATTATTGTTTGAATCAACAGGACCTAATTCTTCCAAATTAACGGTCGTTAATGGAGGATTTCCTGACAATGATTCTTCACAAGTATGGCTAGACGGTGCCAAAGAAGCGTGGGATGGACAAGCTGTACTCTTAAAAGACTTTTTAAAACAAAACAAAGACATCAGCAAATTTATGAAAAAAACTTGA
- a CDS encoding PLU-1-like domain protein, translated as MEYPELESYFQKLTDITDRIAMMNNHFDATPEIDIPQLADFFEDIQSKDWENTDREYYELFTSYFTFHVKTVEETIQEAREILNPENREHVKKLVSHVRKADDWFLSLKKKRKLARTQVA; from the coding sequence ATGGAATATCCTGAATTGGAATCTTATTTCCAGAAATTAACTGATATAACAGACCGTATCGCAATGATGAACAATCATTTTGATGCGACACCTGAGATCGACATACCACAGTTAGCTGATTTTTTTGAAGACATTCAATCGAAGGATTGGGAAAATACAGATAGAGAGTATTACGAACTCTTTACCAGTTATTTCACTTTCCATGTGAAAACTGTAGAAGAAACCATCCAAGAAGCACGTGAAATCTTGAATCCAGAAAATAGAGAACACGTGAAGAAATTAGTTAGCCATGTCCGAAAGGCAGACGATTGGTTTTTAAGTCTCAAAAAGAAACGCAAGCTTGCTCGTACACAAGTAGCATAA
- a CDS encoding DUF1574 domain-containing protein → MFLVDSIFRIPYIQTLAKIDLTAVNYKAKSDFLQKLIEEKPGVKTPKTKKIMLVLGSSRLLYFDHDELVSFYPDWEIYNLSSAVTTPAYYDFQLTKILDAGIKPDLVIMETDPNQFNQNSVFKSSNLTYSFDLGYVLSNLSLFGKDHVSFYLGRKLFAVGTYKPYLDQMWKNYKNPYLDNVLGMHKSTYDYILTHNGNGLSPIENYMEKDSNALLLTSHRTLDWLFASYQRSSMQFGFYEKILDRLQTEKIKTVILWPLSSPDFETLLEKESLVKTWETEIDTITKRHNFSILKLKNDPSYTCNAFADGGHVAKDCYRGLMRSILLEYFRKYEPNHL, encoded by the coding sequence ATGTTTCTTGTGGATTCTATTTTTAGAATTCCTTACATCCAAACACTTGCCAAAATTGATTTAACAGCCGTTAATTATAAGGCAAAATCGGATTTTTTACAAAAATTGATCGAAGAAAAACCTGGAGTCAAAACACCTAAAACAAAAAAAATAATGTTGGTACTTGGTTCCTCCCGCCTTCTTTATTTTGATCATGACGAACTTGTATCTTTTTACCCTGACTGGGAGATTTATAATTTATCATCGGCTGTAACAACTCCCGCTTATTATGATTTTCAGCTCACTAAAATCTTAGATGCAGGGATCAAACCTGATCTTGTGATCATGGAAACAGATCCCAATCAATTCAATCAAAACTCTGTATTTAAAAGTTCAAATCTAACATATAGTTTTGATTTGGGATATGTATTGTCTAATTTATCGTTATTTGGGAAAGACCATGTTTCGTTCTATCTTGGTCGCAAACTTTTTGCTGTTGGAACATATAAACCATACTTAGATCAAATGTGGAAAAATTATAAAAATCCATATTTAGATAATGTTCTTGGTATGCACAAATCAACTTATGATTACATACTTACACATAATGGGAATGGTTTATCTCCAATTGAAAATTATATGGAGAAAGATTCTAACGCATTACTTCTCACAAGTCATAGAACTCTTGATTGGTTGTTTGCTTCTTACCAAAGGAGTAGCATGCAGTTTGGATTTTATGAAAAAATATTGGATCGTCTCCAAACAGAGAAAATCAAAACAGTTATTCTGTGGCCTCTATCTTCTCCTGATTTTGAAACTTTGTTAGAAAAAGAGTCTCTTGTAAAAACTTGGGAAACAGAAATTGATACGATAACAAAAAGACATAACTTTTCAATTTTGAAATTGAAAAATGACCCGTCTTACACATGTAATGCTTTTGCTGATGGAGGGCACGTAGCAAAAGATTGTTACAGGGGCCTCATGCGTTCTATTCTATTGGAATACTTTCGTAAGTATGAGCCAAATCATTTGTAA